One window from the genome of Deltaproteobacteria bacterium CG2_30_66_27 encodes:
- a CDS encoding cytoplasmic protein → MSRTGRDDRSLAELDQLVKAITVEASSDDEAHRAFRQAFKDNVVVPCDGFVIGEPVSVIGFDYEGNERRGMTARCRSEDGSEYMVAAADVVLPQRSGGARHVAAYRRWFGLDPFPPETTVPALGRRKHKVTAADLDLTGSLELVALSVKRNAAHCRLLGSDRVVTLRASRLREVIPGEIVVVKPRKQWSYAGHPYLSGEIETTRLDVPVLGLVPLRLADRGIWDPEEEYWGEEGEPIEEWAKPIFARGPRPEYEMEQVLPGEDKDDPSDDPITKSIDLKNAGDFVGADKILMEICKADLRCLDAHAHLGNFAFDRIPEEAIRHYEVGLRIGELSLGDGFEGVLPWGLIDNRPFLRCMQGFGLCLWRLGRFEEAERIFGKMLWMNPSDNQGVRSLIGDVRTRKAWTEDT, encoded by the coding sequence ATGAGTCGGACGGGACGAGATGACCGGAGCCTCGCCGAACTCGATCAACTGGTCAAGGCGATCACGGTGGAGGCCTCCAGCGACGACGAGGCGCACCGGGCGTTTCGACAGGCCTTCAAGGACAACGTCGTTGTGCCTTGCGACGGGTTCGTCATCGGCGAGCCGGTTTCCGTGATCGGGTTCGACTACGAGGGAAACGAGCGACGAGGGATGACGGCGAGGTGCCGCAGCGAGGACGGCTCCGAGTATATGGTAGCCGCCGCCGATGTCGTGCTTCCGCAGAGATCGGGCGGCGCCCGCCATGTGGCGGCGTACCGCAGATGGTTCGGTCTCGATCCATTCCCGCCGGAGACCACTGTGCCTGCGCTCGGTCGACGCAAACACAAAGTGACGGCTGCCGACCTCGACCTGACCGGGTCCTTGGAACTGGTTGCGCTCTCGGTCAAGAGGAACGCCGCTCACTGCCGATTGCTTGGGAGCGATCGGGTCGTTACACTCCGCGCAAGCAGGCTCCGGGAAGTGATTCCCGGCGAGATCGTCGTGGTGAAACCGCGCAAGCAGTGGAGTTACGCCGGCCACCCGTATCTGTCCGGGGAGATCGAGACCACGCGGCTGGATGTGCCCGTTCTCGGCCTCGTCCCTCTGCGGCTTGCGGACCGGGGGATCTGGGATCCCGAGGAGGAATACTGGGGCGAGGAAGGGGAGCCGATCGAGGAGTGGGCCAAGCCGATCTTCGCCCGGGGCCCGCGACCGGAGTACGAGATGGAGCAGGTTTTGCCCGGCGAGGACAAGGACGATCCGTCCGATGACCCCATCACGAAGTCCATCGATCTCAAGAACGCCGGAGACTTCGTCGGAGCGGACAAGATTCTCATGGAAATTTGCAAAGCCGACCTGCGCTGCCTGGACGCACATGCCCATCTCGGTAATTTCGCCTTCGATCGTATTCCCGAGGAGGCGATCCGCCACTACGAGGTGGGCTTGCGCATCGGAGAACTTTCCCTGGGAGACGGATTCGAGGGCGTGCTGCCGTGGGGCTTGATCGACAATCGACCATTTCTCCGCTGCATGCAGGGCTTCGGACTGTGTCTCTGGCGGTTGGGCCGTTTCGAGGAAGCGGAGCGGATTTTCGGCAAGATGCTCTGGATGAACCCCTCGGACAATCAGGGCGTGCGCTCCCTGATCGGGGACGTCCGGACGAGGAAGGCATGGACGGAGGACACCTGA
- a CDS encoding ATP-dependent DNA helicase RecG — translation MEAIELIELIGRGEDSRTQFKQNITNPESVAGDLVAFSNSKGGLILVGVNDQGTFVGLSADDIRRINQLISNTATNRVRPSINPTTENISVGGLLVMVVTVQEGISKPYADNNGVFWVKSGADKRKVTSREEVQRMLQSADLVHADEVPVEGTTTGDIDLEHFSGFFEKLYGEPLDKALDRDGLSLGRLLNNLGLAREATLNLAGVMLFGRNPQRHRPAFVIKAVSFVGNDPSGDKYRDSQDIEGCLRDLYKGTISFLTRNLRRLQDGKGFNTEGDLEVPSAALEELVVNLLLHRDYFISAPWRVMLFDNRIELISPGALPNNLTVQNIRNGVSVIRNPLLASFATKGNELPYRGIGTGIRRALAVVPALELESDHDLNLFTARIPRQGAT, via the coding sequence ATGGAAGCAATAGAACTCATCGAGTTGATCGGACGCGGCGAAGACAGTCGCACGCAGTTTAAGCAGAACATCACGAACCCCGAATCAGTAGCGGGCGACCTTGTGGCCTTCTCCAACAGCAAGGGCGGCCTGATCCTCGTTGGGGTCAACGACCAGGGGACGTTTGTCGGGCTTTCGGCGGATGACATCCGCCGAATCAACCAACTGATATCCAACACGGCAACCAACCGCGTGCGGCCCTCGATCAACCCCACAACCGAGAACATCTCTGTCGGAGGGCTGCTGGTCATGGTCGTCACCGTGCAGGAGGGCATCTCCAAGCCTTATGCCGACAACAATGGCGTGTTCTGGGTGAAGTCAGGAGCAGACAAACGCAAGGTGACATCACGCGAAGAGGTCCAGCGGATGCTTCAAAGCGCCGATCTCGTTCACGCGGACGAAGTGCCCGTCGAGGGAACCACAACCGGCGACATAGACTTGGAGCACTTCAGCGGGTTCTTTGAAAAGCTGTATGGGGAGCCCTTGGACAAGGCGCTCGATAGGGATGGCCTTTCATTGGGGCGCTTGCTGAACAATCTCGGCCTGGCGCGTGAGGCGACGCTCAATCTCGCCGGAGTTATGCTTTTTGGGCGCAATCCGCAAAGACATCGCCCCGCCTTCGTCATCAAGGCTGTATCCTTCGTCGGCAACGATCCTTCCGGTGACAAATACCGGGACAGCCAAGACATCGAAGGGTGCTTGCGTGATCTGTACAAGGGGACGATCTCCTTTCTCACCCGCAATCTGCGGCGACTGCAAGACGGAAAAGGTTTCAATACGGAAGGCGATCTGGAAGTGCCCTCGGCTGCCCTGGAAGAACTTGTCGTCAACTTGCTGCTGCACCGGGACTACTTCATCTCCGCGCCATGGCGGGTCATGTTATTCGACAATCGCATCGAGTTGATCAGCCCGGGGGCCCTGCCCAACAATCTTACCGTCCAGAATATCCGCAATGGCGTGTCAGTCATCCGCAATCCCTTGCTCGCCTCTTTTGCGACTAAAGGCAACGAACTTCCTTATCGAGGCATCGGCACGGGCATCCGCCGTGCTTTAGCGGTTGTGCCGGCGCTCGAACTGGAATCGGATCATGATCTCAACCTGTTTACGGCAAGGATCCCTCGGCAAGGGGCAACATGA